In Setaria italica strain Yugu1 chromosome I, Setaria_italica_v2.0, whole genome shotgun sequence, the genomic window TCTTAGAATCTTTAAATTTTCCGATGCTTCAATGTTCCGCAGGGGCTGATGACTTATGACGATATACTCGGTTACACGAAGGCTAGAGGAGAAATTATGGGATCAAAACATGGTTGGAATCTGGAACTAGAAGGCACGAAGAAAACGGAAACCACGCACACGACGGGGTTCATCAACTCGAGGAGCAAAGCATATGCCATAGATGCTGTATAGCTGACACACTGCTCTCCACCCTGCAAAACTACGGCCTTCGTCCCCAACTCTAGCCGGTTTAGAGCCATTTGAAGAGGATGCCACCATGAGTGGCAAAGAAGGGGGCGAACACGAGGGACTCGACCGCCATGAGCTTGATAAGGATGTTCAGAGAGGGGCCAGACGTGTCCTTGAGAGGATCTCCAATGGTGTCACCAATGACAGCCGCCTTGTGAGGGTCAGAACCTTTCGGGCCAAGGGTCCTGGCATGCTCTGAAACTCCAGCCTGAACAAACCAAAGATCAAAATGTTTTTGGATTTTAGTAGAGGCATTTCTCAATACCTTTTTACAGTAGGTAATATGCAGATTCAGACGGAAGCAATGGTTGGTAAATTCTGTGTAATTTTACCTCAATGTACTTCTTGGCATTGTCCCAGGCACCACCAGTGTTGGATGCAGAGATGGCAATCTGAAAAAAATGAAACGGATTAAGGAAAAAACTTGAATGCAACTATCATGCCAAAATTTGAGAAGAACTCTCACCAACCTGAACACCAGAGACGAGAGCACCAGCAAGGACTCCAGAGAGGGTCTCAACCCCAAACAAAATCCCAACGATCAATGGGGTGAGCATAACAAGAGCACCCGGGGGAATCATCTCCTTGATGGATGCATCAGTGGAGATCTTCACACAGGTTGCATAATCCGGCTTTGTGGTGCCCTCCATGAGCCCCGGGATGGTGTTGAACTGCCGGCGGACTTCCTCCACCATCTTGAGTGCAGCACTGCCTACACTCTTCATGGTCATTGCTGAGAACCAGTATGGGAGCATAGCACCAACAATAAGTCCAATGAATACTTTAGGAGACAGAACATCAACAGTGGAGATAGCAGCCCGGCTCACAAAGGCACCGAAGAGTGCAAGTGACACCAAGGCTGCAGAGCCAATGGCAAAACCCTGCAAATACAAAACCATAAGATAATTTTTCTAGGATAAACTAATCACACTGAAGGTGGTACAAAAATGatctaaaaagaaaaggtgCACTTTCTAGGGGGTGTCCAATCTCTTTGACCAAACCACGAGTAAAATATGAACTATGTATGGCCCTAACCAAATTTGTAAATGAAAACAACAAGagaactgattttttttaaacttgCCAGACAATCAGAACTGTTATACAACAAGGGCAGGCACATGTCTACCTTTCCAATTGCAGCAGTGGTGTTTCCTGCAGCATCTAGAGCATCGGTCCTCTCACGAATTCTATGGCTCATGCCAGCCATTTCAGCTATTCCTCCAGCGTTATCACTGATAGGGCCATATGCATCAATAGCAAGACCTGTGGCAATGGTGCTCAGCATTCCAAGAGCAGCCACAGCGACGCCATACATGGCGGCAAGGCTGAAGCTGAGGAAGATACTAAAAGCAATAGCAAAAATAGGTATAATGACTGATTTGTATCCCAAAGCAAGCCCAAAAATGACATTGGTGGCAGCTCCAGTTCTGCAGGAATCAGCAACATCTTGTACAGGGCTGAAATGGAAAACAACAAAGATGTCATATGTTGGAAGCAGAGAATGAAGGCTACCTCCATACTCACTGACAAGAAAAAATCGCTGATACCTGTAGGCATTGCTTGTGTAGTACTCAGTGACAAAACCAATGACTAGGCCAGCCCAGAGACCAACCGCCACACACAAAAACAATTGCCTGATAAATTTCAATAAGAATGAGACTGAAATACACAGTTGCTGTGTAACAAAATCAACAATTAGCCACCCAAATACTAACTGTCACACATAAGAACAGCTGCCTGATAAATTTAAAGTATACTGAGATTGTAATATGAAGTTTATATTAAACAAAATTTCAATGGCCAATCCAAAATTGCTTACCAGCTTTGCACTGTCTTCTGGACTCCAAAATTAAAAATGGTGAAGGTGTACGGGAGGCCTAGCCAACTGATGAGTGCAATGCCAATAGTCATCACAACAGTGGAAATTATAAGTTGTTTCTTCAGAGCAGGCTCTATTTCATTCACAGCCTTTATCTCAAAGAAATCAGTTGCAAACAGTGTTGTTATGAGACATGCTATAATACCCACAGAGCTGACAAGAAGAGGGTACACCATAGGAGTAAATTCATGGTTGATTCCAAAAGATGAGATTGAGGCCACAACAAGAGCAGCACATGATGATTCAGCATATGAGCCAAAGAGATCCGATCCCATCCCAGCAATATCTCCAACATTATCACCAACATTGTCCGCAATGACCTGCATGTATAACAAGGGATCATCCTTACAAGGCTACACCACGGTTCAGACGCCAACCTATTCCCATAGCAAGCAAAATGCAGTGCTATATGCTATAACCAAAAGCAAGTACGAACACTAAGCAATTGAAGTGTAACAAGATAGCACTTAACAATTGGAACTTTTCAGAACTTGTGAAAAAATTCTTACAGCTGGGTTTCTTGGATCATCCTCAGGAATGTTCCTTTCAACCTTCCCGACAAGGTCAGCACCAACATCAGCAGCCTTAGTATAAATACCACCACCAACGCGGCCAAAAAGAGCCATAGAAGAACCACCAAGGCCATAGCCGGTAATAGCCTCAAAAAGACCTTCCCAGTCATCACCATAATAGATCCCAAACAAATTGATAGCAATGTAAAGAACCAAAAGACCGCTGGCAGCAAGCAGGAAGCCCATAACAGCACCAGATCGGAAGGCAGTAATAAATGCTTTCCCAACACCCTTTCTGGCCTCTAAAGTTGTCCTGGCATTTGCATAAGTTGCAATCTTCATTCCAAGAAAGCCAGACACCAGTGAGGTGACTGCACCAAGCACAAAAGCAATAGTACTGAAGATGGCATTCGCAAGAGCAGGCTTGCAAATCTTGTCCTTGCTGTAGTGGCAAGGCTGACTCTTTGTGCTGAATCCCTCAACGGACCCAAGGAAGAGGAATATAAGTATTGCAAAGATGCCCATGAATAATCCAACGTACTTGTACTCAGTGAAAAGGAAAGATGTTGCTCCTGTTCATAACAAAGTAAGAAACAGGATGGCAAGTGATTATAGCAGTTGCAGACAATGTATTCatgctttctaaataaaaactTGAAATGAGTAAAGAATGTCACAACAACAATATCGACTCTGAACTACCAATAAATATGAGTGTGATGCTATTATACAACAAACACCTCTAAATAATGAAAGTTTTGAGGATTTGCCATCATGTTCTGTGCTTGAGGATTGCCACTCAATCACCACATGACAGTGACACAATGGAGTGCAAAATCCCGGAATGACCTCAACTTCTATGTGCACGAATATATTCACTCAATGAGGAAGATAGAAGTTATTCAAAACAGTTCTACCATGCTGACACGGTTATGAACATACACCATATTTCTCTATTATTAACACACAGATGCGCAAATTTTCATCACAGTCCTTGCACTTGACTTTGGAGTGTGAATAAGTTGATGAATTTACATACTTTAGTTAGCCAtcctgacaaaaaaaaatattcgaATTAAGATTCTGGCGATAGCTTAGCTACTACCAGTTTTCCACTTCTATGTTGTCACGGTCAACAACAGCACAAGGAAATGGGTCAGCATCAAACCAACTGGAACAAAGAACTACAGACAAATGGTAAACAGTGACAGCAGCCTGAAGGACAAATTAATCTGGTACTAATTTAAATGAAAACCACGGCGTCCAATGGAAACTTATCCATCAAACCTATCTGGAAAATACAACATGACACAGCCAATTGGCGCTGCAATGGGAACCAACCAAATCTAATCCACCAATCTTTACAAAATGTGTGTCAATACACAGCCTACTAAAGGACCTCTAAACAAATTAGGCAGTTATTGGTGAAAGCCAAAATAGCTACAGTAAGTTTCACTGCAATAGCAACAGAAACAGCATGGCTTGTCTCTGGCTCATCGTGGCATCGTGTAAGCAGTAAACCGCAAGCAATCACCTTCACGGAAAACGTCACAATTAACCTA contains:
- the LOC101780838 gene encoding pyrophosphate-energized vacuolar membrane proton pump isoform X2; protein product: MAAILPELATQVVIPVAAAVGIAFAVLQWVLVSKVRLTPERGRADGGAAKTGPSDYLIEEEEGLNDHNVVVKCAEIQSAISEGATSFLFTEYKYVGLFMGIFAILIFLFLGSVEGFSTKSQPCHYSKDKICKPALANAIFSTIAFVLGAVTSLVSGFLGMKIATYANARTTLEARKGVGKAFITAFRSGAVMGFLLAASGLLVLYIAINLFGIYYGDDWEGLFEAITGYGLGGSSMALFGRVGGGIYTKAADVGADLVGKVERNIPEDDPRNPAVIADNVGDNVGDIAGMGSDLFGSYAESSCAALVVASISSFGINHEFTPMVYPLLVSSVGIIACLITTLFATDFFEIKAVNEIEPALKKQLIISTVVMTIGIALISWLGLPYTFTIFNFGVQKTVQSWQLFLCVAVGLWAGLVIGFVTEYYTSNAYSPVQDVADSCRTGAATNVIFGLALGYKSVIIPIFAIAFSIFLSFSLAAMYGVAVAALGMLSTIATGLAIDAYGPISDNAGGIAEMAGMSHRIRERTDALDAAGNTTAAIGKGFAIGSAALVSLALFGAFVSRAAISTVDVLSPKVFIGLIVGAMLPYWFSAMTMKSVGSAALKMVEEVRRQFNTIPGLMEGTTKPDYATCVKISTDASIKEMIPPGALVMLTPLIVGILFGVETLSGVLAGALVSGVQIAISASNTGGAWDNAKKYIEAGVSEHARTLGPKGSDPHKAAVIGDTIGDPLKDTSGPSLNILIKLMAVESLVFAPFFATHGGILFKWL
- the LOC101780838 gene encoding pyrophosphate-energized vacuolar membrane proton pump isoform X1, which produces MGATSFLFTEYKYVGLFMGIFAILIFLFLGSVEGFSTKSQPCHYSKDKICKPALANAIFSTIAFVLGAVTSLVSGFLGMKIATYANARTTLEARKGVGKAFITAFRSGAVMGFLLAASGLLVLYIAINLFGIYYGDDWEGLFEAITGYGLGGSSMALFGRVGGGIYTKAADVGADLVGKVERNIPEDDPRNPAVIADNVGDNVGDIAGMGSDLFGSYAESSCAALVVASISSFGINHEFTPMVYPLLVSSVGIIACLITTLFATDFFEIKAVNEIEPALKKQLIISTVVMTIGIALISWLGLPYTFTIFNFGVQKTVQSWQLFLCVAVGLWAGLVIGFVTEYYTSNAYSPVQDVADSCRTGAATNVIFGLALGYKSVIIPIFAIAFSIFLSFSLAAMYGVAVAALGMLSTIATGLAIDAYGPISDNAGGIAEMAGMSHRIRERTDALDAAGNTTAAIGKGFAIGSAALVSLALFGAFVSRAAISTVDVLSPKVFIGLIVGAMLPYWFSAMTMKSVGSAALKMVEEVRRQFNTIPGLMEGTTKPDYATCVKISTDASIKEMIPPGALVMLTPLIVGILFGVETLSGVLAGALVSGVQIAISASNTGGAWDNAKKYIEAGVSEHARTLGPKGSDPHKAAVIGDTIGDPLKDTSGPSLNILIKLMAVESLVFAPFFATHGGILFKWL